The Streptomyces sp. NBC_00510 genomic interval GGGTGCAGGACGGTGAGCACGCCGGCCGCCGCGACCAGCGAGATCAGCGCGTTGACCACCGACGAGCAGAAGTTGATCATCCGCCGGGCCGACGCGGCGCCCCAGGACGCCGAGTCGAGCAGCTTGTGGAACTCGTCGTCCTCCACGGCCGCGAGCTCCACGCGGGCGACGCGCTCCAGGTACATCTCGGTGGCCGCCCGTTCCACGGTCGGCTCCAGTTTTCCGGTGCCGGCCGTGGAGGCCGAGCGCAGCACCGCCCCGGTCAGTGCGGCCGCGGCCACGAGCACCAGCGCCGGGGCGGCGCCCGTGAGCCGCTCGGCGGTCCCGCCGGGCACGAGCAGCCGGGCGAGCACCCAGTTGACGGCGACCAGGCCCACCGCCTGGGCGACGCCGCGGCCCGCCTCGGCCAGCGCCACGACGCGCAGGGCCCGCGGATCGGCCCGGTGGGCCAGACGCACGGTGGTCCCGACGAGCTGCGGGAGCCGCCGGAGCATCGCCCGCAGCCCCAGTTCCAGGAAGGAGCCGTCGTGCTTGTTCCAGCCCATGTCGTACCGCAACGGCCCGCCGAACAGCAGCCGTTCGGACTCCGACACCTCTTCCGGCGCGAGGACGTCCGGGTTTCCCGGGGCTTCCTGCCGCTTCCGCCTGGTCATGAGCGTCCCCCTCGGCGGCGGCCGCGGCACGGTGCCGTGGCGGCCTTCCCACAGGGTGCTCCTCACGGCGGCGCCGTGTGGCCCGCTCCCGTCAGTGCGCCCCGTCCCCGCTCCCGGCGGCCCCGTTCCCGCCCCCGTCGGCGCCGCCTTCCGCCCAGGCGCGGTAGGCCTCGACCGCCGTCGGCAGGGTGGGGAAGACGCGCTCCCGGCCCACCGACCCGGTCAGGCCGTACGCGTCCAGGTCGTCCAGCAGGTCCTTCTTGACGCGGGCGAGCGCGAGGACGATGCCGCGGGCGGCGAGTTCGCGGCGCAGGGCGTCCAGGGCGTCCAGGGCGGTGATGTCGACCTCGACGTTGGCCTCGGTGTTGAGGACGAACCACCGCACCGGGTCGTGCTGCCGGTCGACGGAGGCGAGGGCCCGGCGGCGGAAGTCCTCGGCGTTGGCGAAGAAGAGCGGCGAGTCGTAGCGGTAGACGAGCAGACCGGGGATCGTGCGGGCCTCTGGGTAGTCGTCCACGTCGTGCATGCCGGCCAGGCCCGGCACCAGGCCCTCGACGGCGTCGTGCGGGCGGGCCACCCGGACCAGCATCTCCGCCACCGACAGGGCGACGGCGACCATGACGCCGTACAGGATGTCCAGGGCGAGCACGCCCACCAGGCACGCGAGGGCCAGCAGCAGCTCGCGGCGGCGGAACGACGCCAGGCGGCGGAAACCGGCGAGGTCGATCAGCCGGCAGGCGGCGAAGACCACGATGGCGCCGAGGACGGTGGATGGCATCGCGGACAGCGCCGGGTTGAGGAACAGCAGGACGCAGACCACCGCCACCAGCGTCACCAGGGAGTACAGCTGGGTCCGGCTGCCGGCGGAGACGCCGAGCGCGGTGCGGCTGGCGCTGCTGCTGACCGGGAAGCCGTGCAGGACGCCCGACCCGAGGTTGGCGGCGCCCAGGGCGAGCAACTCCTGGTTGCTGTCGAGGCGGTCGGCGTCCTGGCCGGCGAAGGCCCGTGCGGTGAGCACGAAGTCGGTGTAGCCCACCAGCAGCACGCCCACCGCGGGCAGCAGCAGGTGCGCCAGGTCGCCGGGGGTGGGGAGGGCCGGCCGGGGCAGTCCGGAGGGGACCTCGCCGATGACCGCGATGCCGTGCCCCTCCAGCCCGAAGACGCCGACGACGACCGTGCCGGCGACCACGGCGAGCAGCGGACCGGGCGCGCGCGGGGCGTACCGCTGGACGAGGAAGAGGAAGAGCAGCGCGGACGCGGCGAAGGCCACCGTCCCCGCGTGCGCCTGCGGCAGGTGCGTCACGAAGGAGACCAGCTGGGGGAAGAACTCCTCTCCCGTGACCGGCACCCCGGTCAGCTTGGGCAGCTGGTCGATGATCATGATGCAGGCCACCCCGGCCAGGTAGCCGACGAGCACCGGGCGCGACAGCAGGTCGGCGACGAAGCCCGCCCGTACCGCCCACGCCACCACGGCCAGCAGGCCGACCACGACCGCGAGCGCAGCGGCGAGCACGGCGTAGCGGCCGGGGTCCCCCGCGGCCAGGGGCGCGACCGAGGTAGCCGTCATCAGCGCGGTGGTGGACTCCGGGCCGACCGACAGCTGCCGGGACGACCCCAGCAGGGCGTACAGCGCGAGCGGGGCGAGGGCGGCCCACAGCCCGGCGACTGGCGGCAGCCCGGCCAGTTCGGCGTACGCCATGACCTGCGGCACCAGGTACGCCGCCACCGTGACGCCGGCGAGCAGGTCGCCGCGCAGCCATGCCCTGCGGTAGCCGGCCAGGGTGGCGAGGCCCGGCAGCAGTCCGCGCCAACCGCGCTTCGCGGCGGACCTCGCGGGCGGCGGGGCGGGCTTGGAGACGGCGGACGGCATGGGCCCATCCTCCCCGACGACCCCGTGTTGGGGCCGGTCGGCCCCTCCTCGCGCTCCCGGGTGGCGGAGGACCCTGGAGGTGACGTCGTACCGGACGAGAGGGAGGACGGCGATGACCACCACCACGACGGGCCTGCTCGACGCACTGCCCCCGGAGACCCGAGGGCGACTGCTGGAACTCGCGCGCGACGTGTCCTTCCCGGCCCGGGCCCGGATCTTCGAGGAGGGGCACAGGGCCGACCGCTTCTGGATCATCCGCACCGGCTCGGTCGCCCTCGACCTGCACGTGCCCGGCCGGCAGCCCGCCGTGGTCGAGACCCTCGGCCCGGGTGACCTGCTCGGCTGGTCGTGGCTCTTCCCGCCCTACTCCTGGCACCTCGGCGCGCGGACCCAGAGCCCGGTGCGGGCCGACGAGTTCGACGCCACGGTCATACGGGCGCTGTGCGAGGCCGACGCGGTGTTCGGTCGCGCCGTCGCGCGCCGGGTCGCGCAGATCGTCGCGCACCGGCTGCAGGGGGCCCGCACCCGGCTCCTCGACCTGTACGGTCCGCAGGGCAGCGGCAGCACGGTGCACTGACGGGCGCGTGGCCCGTTCGGCCCTGTCGCCGCGGGGCCGCCCGGGGGATGATCCGGGAGTGACCGGGGGATCGGGCGGCAGCGGTGGCGGCGGAGCGCGCGGGCGTGTCTTCTTGATCCCTGTGGACGGAGGAACGCCGGCGCGGCGGGTGCGCGGGCCGGGCGGCGCGAGGCCGCGGGATCGGGAAGAGACGCTGGGGGCCGGGATGAGTGAGGCACGGGAGTTCACGGAGCGGGCGCCGATCAGGGTGTTCCTGGTCGACGACCACGAGGTGGTACGGCGCGGCTTGCACGATCTGCTCGACGCCGAGCCGGACATCGAGGTCGCCGGGGAGGCCGGCACGGTCGACCACGCCCTGGCGCGCGCCCCGGCACTGCGGCCGGACGTGGCGATCCTCGACGTGCGCCTCCCGGACGGCGACGGGATCGGCGTCTGCCGGGAGCTGCGCTCGCGCATGCCGGGGCTGGCCTGCCTGATGCTGACGTCCTTCGACGACGACGACGCCCTGCTGGACGCGATCATGGCCGGTGCCGCCGGTTACGTGCTGAAGCAGATCAAGGGCTCCGACCTGGTCTCCGCCGTCCGCACGGTGGCGTCGGGCCAGTCGATGCTCGACCCCGCGACCACCGCCCGCCTGATGAACAGCCTGCGCGAGCAGGAGCAGCCGCCGGAGCCCCAGGACGAGGCACTGGCCGGGCTGACCCCGCGCGAGCGGGAGATCCTGGAGCTGATCGGCGAGGGACTGACGAACCGGCAGATCGGGCAGCGGCTGTTCCTGTCCGAGAAGACGGTCAAGAACCACATCTCCCGGATGCTGGGCAAGCTCGGCGTCGAGCGCCGCATCCAGGCCGCCGTGCTCGCCACCCAGCACCAGCCGTCCGGCGGCCCACAGGGTTCCGCCCCCTGAGACGCCGGGACTCCGCGCGCCCGTGAGCGGCGACCGCTCGGCGTGGGCACCGCCGTTTCCCCGCGCCGAGTGGCCACCGTCGGCCAGCACCGGTCCTGCTGGGCAGCGCCCGTGGCCGCCGCCTCGCGGCGTTGGCGCGTACCGAGGCGGAGCAGACCGCGCGCCCGTGAGCGGCGTCCCCCACCGCGCGGGCGCCGCCGTTCGCCTCGGGGCGGCGGCGCTGTCGTGTGCGGTCCGCGGTGCGGTCGGCTGTGCGGTCGGCCGGGGACGCGGGGCCCCGCGAGGATGCCCCGGCGGGCCCAGGCGGTGGGGCCGGTCGGCCCTCCCCGTGGGGGGGTCGCGACGTGCAGGGTGGGAGACGCGTCGTCCGGAGGGAGCGCGCCATGAATCCCACCACACTCAACGGGGCGACCCTGGAGAAGCTGATCTCCGCCGCCGTGGCGGCCCCTTCGTTCCGCGGGAGCCGGCCCTGGCGGTACCGCCTCGATCCGGAGACCGGCACGTTCCAGGTCCGCGCGGTCCCCGAGCCGGGGGTGCCGGAGTCCGAGGCGGCGGCGCGCGCCCTGCACGTGTCCGTCGGCGCCGCGGTGTTCAACCTGCGGGTCGCGCTGGCCCACTTCGGCTGGGAGCCGGCCGTGCAGTTGCTGCCCGTACCCGGCGACGCCGACCTGCTCGCCGCCGTGCGCCCGATCGGCCCGCTCCGCGTCGGCGACCGCCCGTACCGGGACCTGTACGACGCGATCTGGCGCCGGCACAGCTGCCACACGCCGTACTTCGCGCACTGCCCGACCGGGGCGGTCGTGCTGGAGCTGATCGACGCCGCGCACGCGGAGGGCGCGTCGCTGACCCTGCCGCGCAGCGAGGAGGCCCTGCGGCTGCTGCGGCTGACCGCGGAGGCGGAGCAGCGCGGCACGACGGGCACGGGCCGCGCCGTGGGTTCCGGGGGCCGGGTCCACGAGGACGCGGGGGCCGGAGCGGCCGCCTCCGTCGATCCCGAACGGCGGCCCCTGGTCGCGGCGCTGTGCACGCCCCACGACTCGTGCGCGGACTGGCTGCGGGCGGGGCAGGCGATGGAGCACGTGGTGCTCCTGGCGACGGCACACACCGTCCACGCGACGCTGCTGCACGAGGCGATGGAGTGGCCTGACCTGCGGGCGGCGATGCGGACCACGGACTGCGGTCCGGGCCTGGTGCAGATGCTCATCCGGTTCGGCAGCGCGGCGTCCGGGGCCGATGCGTCGCGGGTGCCGGCCCACGAGGCCGCGGAGCGGGGCTGATCAGCGCGTACGGCCACCGTCGAACGGCACCCGCCACACCAGGCGGGTGCCACCGTGGTCAGGCGTCTCGAGCGTCATCGTGCCGCCCAGCTCTTTCGCGCGCCGCTCGAGGTTGGCCAGTCCGCTGCGGCGCCCGTCCTCGGGGACGCCCACGCCGTCGTCGCTGACCGTGAGGGTCAGCGTGCCCGAGCCGACGACCAGGGAGACCTCCGCGGCACCGGCCCTGGCGTGGCGGGCCACGTTCGACAGGGCCTCGGCGAGCACCGCCACCACGTGCTCGGCGACCGCGGCGGGCACATCGGTGTCGATCAGCCCCTCCATGCGCAGCGACGGGGTGAAGCCCAGGGCGGGCACCGCCTCCTCCACCGCCTTCGCCGTCCGCACCCGCAGCCCCTGGCGGCCGGGGCCGATGTCGTGGCTGCGCAGTCCGAAGATCGTCGAGCGGATGATCTTGATCGTCTCGTCCAGGTCGTCCACCGCCCGCAGCAGCCGCTCGCTCGCCTGCGGGTGGTCCACGAACCGCATCGCGCTCTGCAACGTCATCCCGGTCGCGAACAGCCGCTGGATCGCCAGGTCGTGCAGGTCGCGGGCGATCCGGTCGTGGTCCTCCAGCAGGACCAGCTGCTCGGCCGCCCGGCGGCGCTCGGCCAGCTCCATCGCCAGGGCCGCCGAGCCGGCGAAGCCCAGCAGCGGCGCGGTCTCAGCCTCCGTGAAGGGCGGCTCCCCCTCGGCGCGGGCCAGCAGCAGCGCCCCGCGCACCCCCTGCGGGGTCGCCATCGGCACGGCCACCGCGGGGCCCAGACCGCCGAACCGCGGCGGGCCCGCCACCACCCGCGGATCGCGCTGGATGTCGACGCTGGTCAGCGGCTCGTTCGCGGCCATGGCCGCCCCGGTGAACGATCCCTCGCGGGGCAGCGTCAGCCCCCGGTGGGTGTCGGCGTCGATGCCGGTGGCGATCGCCATCGTGATCCCGTCGCCGGTCCCGGCCGGCAGGGCCAGCACGCCCAGGTCCGCGCCGAGGATGCTCCGGGCGTGCTCCACGATGAGCTCCAGCACCGCGTTCTCGTCGATGCCCGACAGCAGACCGCCGGTGATCTCCGCGTTCGCCTCCAGCCACCGCTGCCGCGACCTGGCCTCCTCGTACAGCCGGGCGTTGTCGATCGCCACCCCGGCCGCCACCGCCAGGGTGGACAGCACCGTCTCGTCCTCGCCGTCGAACTCCTTGCCGCCCCGCTTCTCCGTCAGGTACAGGTTGCCGAACACCTCGTCGCGGATCCGGATCGGCACCCCCAGGAAGGAGTGCATCGGCGGGTGGTTCGCCGGGAAGCCGTGAGAGGCCGGGTGCTGCGCGATCTCCTCCAGGCGCAGCGGGGCCGGGTGGCGGATCAGCTCGCCCAGGATGCCGTGGCCCGACGGCAGCGGCCCGATCGCCTTGATCTGCTCGTCGCCGACGCCCACCGTCAGGAACTGGGCCAGCCGCGCGTCGTCGCCGATCACGCCCAGCGCCCCGTACTCGGCGTCCACCAGCAGGACCGCGGCCTCCACGATCCGCCGCAGCACCTGCGGCAGGTCCAGCTCCCGGCCGACCGACAGCACCGCCTCCAGCAGGCTGTGCACCCGGTCCCGTGTCCCCCGCACCGCGTCGATGCGCGATTGCAGCTCGTCCAGCAACTCGTCCAGCTGCAGCCGTGGCAGGCCCTCGGCGTCCTTGCCGCCGTCAGTCCCCACCGGCACCTCCGTCCGCTGTGGCGGCCCTCGTGGGGCCCCCTCTCAAAGTAGCGCCACCCCGGCGGGAGGACGCGCGGAACGGCCCTGCTACTCGTGGCCGCGCTCGCCGGGCGGGGCAGCCGCCCAGTGCTCGATCTTCTCGTCGGGCGCGAGCCGGGTCAGGGCCTCGCCGAGCCTGCGGCAGACCTGCTCGATCTCGCGGCGGGTGTGCTCCCGCTCGGTGACGGTCGCCGACAGCAGCAGGGCGGTCAGCGCGGCGGACCCGTTGAAGGCCTGGAGGGTCACCATCTTGGCGAACAGGTCGAGTCCGGCGAACGGTCCGGACCCGTCCGCCGCGGCCTCGATCGCGATGAGCGAGGTGATCAGGGCGCAGGGCGCGGCGCCGGCCAACTGGAAGCGGAAGGCGGCCCAGATCAGCAGCGGGGAGACGAGGAAGAGCAGCCCCGGCGTGCTGTGCGTGGCGACGAACGTGACGAGCGCGGTGCCCGCCACGAGCGTCGCCGCCTCCGCCCAGCGGTACGGCGGGACCCCGCGCGGCGCCCGGACGGTGCGCAGGACGAGCAGCAGCGGCGCGATCACCAGCACGCCCATCGCGTCGCCGGTCCACCAGACCGACCAGGTGGACCAGAAGGCGCCCACCGGCACGGCACCGGAGGCCACCAGCACGCCGCTGCCGATCGTCGCGCTGATCAGCATCCCGCCGAGCGCACCGAGGAACACCAGGGCGAGTGCGTCCTGCAGCCGGTCGAGTTCGACGCGGAACCCGACCCTGCGCAGCAGCAGGCAGGCGCACACCGGAGCGAGGGTGTTGCCCGCCACGATCCCCAGCACGGGCAGGAACGACGGCCCGATCGCGATGTTCACGGCGAACGCGCCGATCGCGATGCCCGGCCACAGCCGGATCCCGCCGAGCAGCAGGCCGACCAGGGCGATCCCGGTCGGCGGCCACATCGGGGTGACCTGACCGCGCACCAGTTGCTGCTCCAGGCCGATGCGGGCCCCGCCGTAGTAGGCGGCGGCCATCACCAGGATCCACAGGGCCGTGGCCCGGTGCCGCCGGAGCCCCTCGCCGTGGCCGTCGGCGGTCACCGCGGTGCCGTCCCGCAGGGGCCGCCGTGTCCGAGGACGAGCACGGCGGCGTCGTCGCTGTGCCCGGTGAGGTCGGCCACGGCGATCACCCGGGCGGCCAGTTCGTCGGGGTCGGCGGTGCAGCCGGCGGTGGCCAGGTCCGCCACGCGGGCCAGCCCCTCGTCGAGGGGATGGCCGGGCCCCTCCACCACGCCGTCGGTGACCAGCACGAAGGCACCGGTGCCGGCCAGGACGCGGCGGGTCGACGGGTACTTCTCGCCGTCGAGGATGCCCAGCGGCAGGCCCCCCTCGTCGAGCACGACCTCGCAGCGGCCGTCGTCGGTGGCCCACACCGCCGGGACGTGCCCGGCGCGGGCGTCGACCAGTTCGCAGGTCGCGGGGTCGAAGCGGAGGAAGGTGCACGTCACGAAGAGCCCGGAGCCCATGGAGATCAGCAGGTCGTTGGTACGGGCGAGCACCTCCGCCGGCTCCGTGGTCGCGACGGCGACGGCGCGCAGGCAGGTGCGCACCTGGCCCATGTAGGCGGCGGCCTCGACGTCGTGGCCCTGCACGTCGCCGATCGCGCAGCCGACGCTGCCGTCCGGCATGGGGAACACGTCGTACCAGTCGCCGCCGATGTCGAGCCCATCACGCGCGGGGGCGTACCGGCCCGCCACGCGCAGCCCCGGGACGGCCGGGAGGGCGGCGCGGAGGGTGTGCCGCTGGAGGGCGGCCGCCAGCTCCACCCGAGCCTGCTGCATCTTGATCCGCTCCAGGATGCGGCCGGTGAGCTGCCCGAGTGTGTTCAACAGCTCCTCGGCGCTGCTGCTGGAGGGAGCGGTGTGACGTCGGGACATGGCACCAACGCTCCGGGGCCTTGGGCACTCGCGCCACTTGTCACCCTACGCCCGCGGCCCCTCCCGCACCCCTGGTCAGAGCCAGCCGCGGCGGGCCGCCTGCCATGCGAGCTGCATGCGGGTCGCGGCGCCGGCCAGCGTCATCATGTGCTGGATGTGGCGCTGGACGGTGCGCCGGCTCAGGCCCATCTGGCTGGCGATGGCCTTGTCCGCGACGCCCGCGACGAGCAGCGACAGCAGCCGGCGGTCGGTCTCGCTCAGCGGGTCGGAGCCGTCCGCGTCGTCGGCGCCGCTCATCGCGCCGGACGCGCTGACGTGCAGCGGTACCGCGTCCTCCCAGTAGCGTTCGAACAGCGCGGTCAGCGCCTCCAGGAGGCTGCTGTCGCGCAGCAGCGCCGCGGTCGGCTCGTTCGGGCTGCCGTGCGGGCCGCCGGGGACCAGGGGGCAGATGGCGATGGTGCGGTCGGCGACCGCGAGCCGCAGCGGCAGATGGGGCACGGAGCGGGCTATCTCCCCGGCCTGGACGCCCTCAACAACGTTGTCAATGGCCCCGTCGTCGTCGAAGAACGCCCGCTCGTACAGGACGCGGTACCGCACGCCGCGGGCGAGGGCGTCGTACTCGGCGCGGTTGCTCCCCGAGGGCATGGCGACGTACTGCGCCTTGCAGAACCAGAGCATCTCGTGGCGCGCGTTCTCCTGCATCTGCCGCAGGTGCTGGCGCAGCGCCTGGCTGCCGGTGATGACCTCGATGAGCTGGCCGGCGTCCTGGCGGCGCGCCGTGCTGCGGTAGCTGTCCAGCAGGTCGGTGACCGCGGTGCGGGCCTTGTCGAGGGCGTCGGCCTGGCGTTGCAGACGCGGCAGCAGGGCCACGTCGGGCGGGGTGGCGGCGTAGTGCCGGGGGCGGTTGTCGGTGGGGCTGGCGAGCCCCTTGGTGGCGAGGGAGGCGAGGACGCCCTCCGTCTGCCCGGGCGGGAGGCCCGTCTGCACCGCGACGTCGTCCGCCGAGGCGGTCGCGGTGGTGACCAGAAGCCGGTAGACGGTCTCCTCGACCGCGGTGAGGCCAGCCGCCTCGAGCATGCCGCGTTCCTCCGGGTCCGAACGGGTCCGCACAGCATGCGCACAGGGCGGGCACAAGCCGTACATTTCGTTAAAGGCCGGACTATACCCGGGAAATGTTTCGTGCCAATGGCGCGGCGGGTGCCGGGGCCCACACTCCCCTGCACCCGCCGCTGTGTCAACGGTGACGCCCCACCGTCACCGTCCTCCGGAGGCCCGTGCGCCGCTGTGCAGATACGCGCGGTCCACCGTCTGCCGGACGCTGTTGCCCGCCGCGTCGGTCGCGGTCACGCGCAGCGTCACGTAGGCGTCGCCGCGCACCCGCGACGGACGCTCCACGGTGGCGGTGAAGCCGCCACCCTTGCGGGCCGTGCCGGCCCGGGTCCAGGTCCGCCCGTCGTCGTAGGACGTCTCGACCCGCAGGGTCACCCCGCGCGGCGCGGCCATGCCGTCCTGCATCCGCACGTTCAGGCCCAGCTGGTAC includes:
- a CDS encoding response regulator transcription factor, producing MSEAREFTERAPIRVFLVDDHEVVRRGLHDLLDAEPDIEVAGEAGTVDHALARAPALRPDVAILDVRLPDGDGIGVCRELRSRMPGLACLMLTSFDDDDALLDAIMAGAAGYVLKQIKGSDLVSAVRTVASGQSMLDPATTARLMNSLREQEQPPEPQDEALAGLTPREREILELIGEGLTNRQIGQRLFLSEKTVKNHISRMLGKLGVERRIQAAVLATQHQPSGGPQGSAP
- the sulP gene encoding sulfate permease translates to MPSAVSKPAPPPARSAAKRGWRGLLPGLATLAGYRRAWLRGDLLAGVTVAAYLVPQVMAYAELAGLPPVAGLWAALAPLALYALLGSSRQLSVGPESTTALMTATSVAPLAAGDPGRYAVLAAALAVVVGLLAVVAWAVRAGFVADLLSRPVLVGYLAGVACIMIIDQLPKLTGVPVTGEEFFPQLVSFVTHLPQAHAGTVAFAASALLFLFLVQRYAPRAPGPLLAVVAGTVVVGVFGLEGHGIAVIGEVPSGLPRPALPTPGDLAHLLLPAVGVLLVGYTDFVLTARAFAGQDADRLDSNQELLALGAANLGSGVLHGFPVSSSASRTALGVSAGSRTQLYSLVTLVAVVCVLLFLNPALSAMPSTVLGAIVVFAACRLIDLAGFRRLASFRRRELLLALACLVGVLALDILYGVMVAVALSVAEMLVRVARPHDAVEGLVPGLAGMHDVDDYPEARTIPGLLVYRYDSPLFFANAEDFRRRALASVDRQHDPVRWFVLNTEANVEVDITALDALDALRRELAARGIVLALARVKKDLLDDLDAYGLTGSVGRERVFPTLPTAVEAYRAWAEGGADGGGNGAAGSGDGAH
- a CDS encoding LuxR C-terminal-related transcriptional regulator: MLEAAGLTAVEETVYRLLVTTATASADDVAVQTGLPPGQTEGVLASLATKGLASPTDNRPRHYAATPPDVALLPRLQRQADALDKARTAVTDLLDSYRSTARRQDAGQLIEVITGSQALRQHLRQMQENARHEMLWFCKAQYVAMPSGSNRAEYDALARGVRYRVLYERAFFDDDGAIDNVVEGVQAGEIARSVPHLPLRLAVADRTIAICPLVPGGPHGSPNEPTAALLRDSSLLEALTALFERYWEDAVPLHVSASGAMSGADDADGSDPLSETDRRLLSLLVAGVADKAIASQMGLSRRTVQRHIQHMMTLAGAATRMQLAWQAARRGWL
- a CDS encoding serine/threonine-protein phosphatase encodes the protein MSRRHTAPSSSSAEELLNTLGQLTGRILERIKMQQARVELAAALQRHTLRAALPAVPGLRVAGRYAPARDGLDIGGDWYDVFPMPDGSVGCAIGDVQGHDVEAAAYMGQVRTCLRAVAVATTEPAEVLARTNDLLISMGSGLFVTCTFLRFDPATCELVDARAGHVPAVWATDDGRCEVVLDEGGLPLGILDGEKYPSTRRVLAGTGAFVLVTDGVVEGPGHPLDEGLARVADLATAGCTADPDELAARVIAVADLTGHSDDAAVLVLGHGGPCGTAPR
- a CDS encoding MASE1 domain-containing protein; this encodes MTADGHGEGLRRHRATALWILVMAAAYYGGARIGLEQQLVRGQVTPMWPPTGIALVGLLLGGIRLWPGIAIGAFAVNIAIGPSFLPVLGIVAGNTLAPVCACLLLRRVGFRVELDRLQDALALVFLGALGGMLISATIGSGVLVASGAVPVGAFWSTWSVWWTGDAMGVLVIAPLLLVLRTVRAPRGVPPYRWAEAATLVAGTALVTFVATHSTPGLLFLVSPLLIWAAFRFQLAGAAPCALITSLIAIEAAADGSGPFAGLDLFAKMVTLQAFNGSAALTALLLSATVTEREHTRREIEQVCRRLGEALTRLAPDEKIEHWAAAPPGERGHE
- a CDS encoding cyclic nucleotide-binding domain-containing protein — its product is MTTTTTGLLDALPPETRGRLLELARDVSFPARARIFEEGHRADRFWIIRTGSVALDLHVPGRQPAVVETLGPGDLLGWSWLFPPYSWHLGARTQSPVRADEFDATVIRALCEADAVFGRAVARRVAQIVAHRLQGARTRLLDLYGPQGSGSTVH
- a CDS encoding GAF domain-containing protein, with amino-acid sequence MGTDGGKDAEGLPRLQLDELLDELQSRIDAVRGTRDRVHSLLEAVLSVGRELDLPQVLRRIVEAAVLLVDAEYGALGVIGDDARLAQFLTVGVGDEQIKAIGPLPSGHGILGELIRHPAPLRLEEIAQHPASHGFPANHPPMHSFLGVPIRIRDEVFGNLYLTEKRGGKEFDGEDETVLSTLAVAAGVAIDNARLYEEARSRQRWLEANAEITGGLLSGIDENAVLELIVEHARSILGADLGVLALPAGTGDGITMAIATGIDADTHRGLTLPREGSFTGAAMAANEPLTSVDIQRDPRVVAGPPRFGGLGPAVAVPMATPQGVRGALLLARAEGEPPFTEAETAPLLGFAGSAALAMELAERRRAAEQLVLLEDHDRIARDLHDLAIQRLFATGMTLQSAMRFVDHPQASERLLRAVDDLDETIKIIRSTIFGLRSHDIGPGRQGLRVRTAKAVEEAVPALGFTPSLRMEGLIDTDVPAAVAEHVVAVLAEALSNVARHARAGAAEVSLVVGSGTLTLTVSDDGVGVPEDGRRSGLANLERRAKELGGTMTLETPDHGGTRLVWRVPFDGGRTR